A genomic window from Streptomyces mirabilis includes:
- a CDS encoding cytochrome P450 produces MLVRPSRWVWPRWVPTPARRFRTRQQVAFTNALRPIVRRRRSSGRLGDDMLGQMLRPSSRYGLLPEEAILDTLPGITVATFETPSRAAGWILLYLARYPQAAGRVAAEAALLPADPAATTSTHLDGLRYTQALVREVLRLHPPSWLLTRRATRQTQLAGYTIDAGSTVLVCPYTAHRDAREHSDPDQFQPERWLDASGSPTKPGVFLSFGTGPHGCEGAALAMAMLTLLTAQTARRYQLSEPPGPEPSYQVTTLEGLATVGLRLRATLRS; encoded by the coding sequence GTGCTCGTACGCCCTTCGCGCTGGGTATGGCCGCGCTGGGTCCCCACACCGGCACGGCGGTTCCGCACACGGCAGCAAGTCGCCTTCACCAACGCTTTGCGACCCATCGTGCGCCGACGCCGTTCATCGGGTCGGCTCGGTGACGACATGCTGGGACAGATGCTTCGGCCCTCCTCCCGCTACGGCCTGCTGCCGGAAGAGGCCATCCTCGACACTCTCCCCGGAATCACCGTCGCCACCTTCGAGACACCTTCCAGGGCAGCCGGATGGATCCTGCTGTACCTGGCCCGATACCCCCAGGCAGCGGGACGCGTCGCGGCCGAAGCCGCCTTGCTGCCCGCGGACCCGGCCGCGACGACCAGCACCCACCTCGACGGCCTGCGATACACCCAGGCTCTGGTGCGCGAGGTGCTGCGACTGCACCCCCCGAGCTGGCTACTGACCCGGCGCGCCACGCGACAGACTCAGCTCGCCGGCTACACCATCGACGCGGGGTCCACCGTTCTCGTCTGCCCCTACACCGCTCACCGCGACGCCCGGGAACACTCCGATCCGGACCAGTTCCAGCCCGAGCGCTGGCTCGATGCTTCGGGCTCGCCGACGAAACCCGGGGTTTTCCTCTCCTTCGGTACCGGGCCGCATGGCTGCGAGGGAGCCGCTCTGGCCATGGCGATGCTGACGCTCCTGACCGCGCAGACCGCCCGCCGCTACCAGTTGAGCGAGCCGCCCGGACCGGAGCCCAGCTACCAGGTCACCACCTTGGAAGGTCTCGCAACGGTCGGCTTGCGCCTGCGTGCCACCTTGCGCAGCTGA
- a CDS encoding GNAT family protein — protein sequence MASSWTGERVRLRAIEPDDWTAFTHFADDDGRRGSRLDLPRSAESYRAWAQEQAVATCDDDRFQLAVETRARGELVGTVGSHRTGPRSGWFEFDVTIGTDHRRKGYASEAVVLLMRFMFAERRYHKCLGAIFAHNEASLALTRRLGFTEEGRLREHVFFHGRHHELVMMGMLADEFDQRHAMSE from the coding sequence ATGGCATCGTCCTGGACTGGTGAACGGGTACGCCTGCGCGCTATCGAGCCCGACGACTGGACAGCGTTCACACACTTCGCCGACGATGACGGGCGGCGAGGGAGCCGGCTGGATCTACCGCGGTCCGCCGAGAGCTACCGCGCCTGGGCGCAGGAGCAAGCCGTTGCCACGTGCGACGACGACCGCTTCCAGTTGGCGGTCGAAACGAGGGCCAGGGGAGAGCTGGTAGGCACGGTCGGCTCACATCGCACCGGCCCTCGTTCAGGCTGGTTCGAGTTCGATGTCACGATCGGCACCGACCACCGGCGCAAGGGCTACGCATCAGAAGCCGTAGTGCTGCTGATGCGCTTCATGTTTGCCGAGCGGCGCTATCACAAATGCCTGGGAGCGATCTTCGCCCACAACGAGGCATCGCTGGCACTTACCCGTCGGCTCGGCTTCACCGAGGAGGGGCGCTTGCGGGAACACGTCTTCTTCCACGGCCGGCACCACGAACTCGTCATGATGGGCATGCTCGCCGACGAGTTCGACCAGCGACACGCGATGAGTGAATGA